A section of the Devosia rhizoryzae genome encodes:
- a CDS encoding cold-shock protein: protein MGAKVSGEGEMPADLSETGSIRPADSPGGHAEADTIEVTGTIKWFDAGKGFGFIVPDNGMADVLLHVTCLRRDGYQTAYEGARIVVEALNRPGGLQAFRIVSMDDSTARHPSQMPAPRTHVVVEPSSGMVRLEVKWFNRIRGFGFLSAGEGTPDIFVHMETLRRFGITELRPGQFVLVRYGEGPKGLMVAEIRPEGWGDAPSSH, encoded by the coding sequence ATGGGGGCCAAGGTCAGTGGCGAGGGCGAAATGCCTGCCGACCTTTCTGAAACCGGTTCGATCCGTCCGGCCGACTCCCCAGGGGGCCACGCCGAGGCCGATACTATTGAAGTGACCGGCACCATCAAATGGTTCGATGCCGGCAAGGGTTTTGGCTTCATTGTCCCCGACAACGGCATGGCCGATGTCCTTCTTCACGTCACCTGCCTTCGTCGCGACGGCTACCAGACTGCCTATGAAGGCGCCCGCATCGTCGTCGAGGCGCTGAACCGTCCTGGTGGCCTTCAGGCCTTCCGCATCGTTTCGATGGACGATTCGACTGCCCGCCATCCTTCGCAGATGCCGGCCCCGCGCACCCATGTCGTGGTCGAGCCGAGCTCGGGCATGGTTCGGCTCGAGGTCAAGTGGTTCAACCGCATTCGCGGCTTCGGCTTCCTGTCGGCCGGAGAGGGAACTCCCGACATTTTCGTCCACATGGAAACGCTGCGCCGCTTCGGCATCACGGAATTGCGTCCGGGCCAGTTCGTTCTGGTGCGCTATGGTGAGGGGCCCAAGGGCCTGATGGTCGCCGAAATCCGGCCCGAAGGCTGGGGCGACGCCCCGTCGTCGCACTAG
- a CDS encoding YcbK family protein — MFRPLRSLAAVLATALMLAGCVPMAMFASGSGSGYSGMRQDWGTYVSSKEVNAFCISPKLRFVIWEFEGKFGKKVVMNSGYRDGQHNAAAGGADNSYHTKCMAADFYIPGVPKEQLIAFAMSLDSVGGLGCYPGRSFIHVDIRDRPRGYRRPVTFSGC; from the coding sequence ATGTTTCGTCCCCTCCGCAGCCTTGCTGCCGTTCTTGCCACCGCACTGATGCTGGCCGGTTGCGTGCCGATGGCGATGTTCGCCAGCGGCAGCGGCTCGGGCTATTCCGGCATGCGGCAGGACTGGGGGACCTATGTGAGCTCGAAAGAGGTCAACGCCTTCTGCATCTCGCCCAAGCTGCGCTTCGTGATCTGGGAGTTCGAGGGCAAGTTCGGCAAGAAGGTGGTGATGAATTCGGGCTATCGCGATGGCCAGCACAATGCGGCGGCCGGCGGCGCGGACAATTCCTACCACACCAAGTGCATGGCGGCGGATTTCTACATTCCGGGCGTGCCCAAGGAGCAGCTTATCGCCTTCGCGATGAGCCTCGACAGCGTTGGCGGGCTCGGCTGCTATCCCGGCCGCAGCTTCATTCATGTGGATATTCGCGACCGTCCGCGCGGCTATCGCCGGCCCGTCACCTTCTCGGGCTGTTGA
- a CDS encoding MFS transporter yields MLPHQRVYFLQFVFALAMGALLSRLPDLQTEFALTEGQVGLLLITMSCGVLVGLTFLGRAVERFGARTTAFVTIFGASLLYALVPWMPSAPLATPLMFMAGILAGALEINANVEADRHEALLGHRIMSRVHGMWSLGFFLTALVAAVLRQAGISVELHMAAVLAVVVVSGTIVFSPMRTPPKRNNGVDGEQPPFAFPTIGMLPLCLLGAAPLWVEGAGVDWSAIYMRDAFDVQPLIGGLSVTLFSLAIAIGRLGMDPVVDRFGPRPVATVLLSMAIAGLVMVATAPSPMLALLGFALAGIGCSSVYPLAISAAARRTDRPAAVNVAALSQTTFVVFFAGPPLLGFIAEHIGIRFSYWVIVPVLLAALLVTPALAKNPAN; encoded by the coding sequence ATGTTGCCGCACCAACGCGTCTATTTTCTGCAGTTCGTCTTTGCTTTGGCCATGGGCGCGCTACTGTCGCGACTGCCGGATCTGCAGACCGAGTTTGCGCTGACGGAAGGGCAGGTGGGGCTCCTCCTCATCACCATGTCCTGCGGCGTCCTTGTCGGCCTCACTTTCCTCGGCCGCGCCGTAGAACGCTTCGGCGCCCGCACCACGGCCTTCGTCACCATCTTCGGGGCCTCGCTGCTATACGCTCTGGTCCCCTGGATGCCCTCGGCTCCCCTAGCGACGCCGCTCATGTTCATGGCGGGCATCCTGGCCGGAGCTCTCGAGATCAATGCCAATGTCGAAGCCGACCGGCACGAGGCACTGCTCGGCCACCGCATCATGAGTCGCGTCCATGGCATGTGGAGCCTGGGCTTCTTCCTCACCGCCCTAGTCGCTGCCGTGCTCCGACAGGCCGGCATATCCGTCGAGCTCCACATGGCCGCGGTCCTTGCCGTGGTGGTCGTCTCGGGCACGATCGTCTTCTCGCCCATGCGCACCCCGCCGAAACGCAACAACGGCGTCGACGGCGAACAGCCACCTTTCGCCTTTCCCACCATCGGCATGCTGCCGCTGTGCCTCCTCGGCGCTGCCCCGCTCTGGGTCGAGGGCGCAGGCGTCGATTGGTCGGCCATCTACATGCGCGATGCCTTCGATGTTCAGCCGCTGATCGGCGGTCTCAGCGTCACGCTTTTTTCTCTCGCCATCGCCATCGGCCGCCTCGGCATGGACCCGGTCGTCGACCGCTTCGGCCCACGTCCCGTCGCCACGGTGCTCCTTTCCATGGCCATCGCCGGCCTCGTCATGGTGGCCACCGCACCAAGCCCGATGCTCGCGCTGCTCGGCTTCGCCCTCGCGGGCATCGGCTGCTCCTCGGTCTACCCGCTGGCCATCTCCGCCGCCGCGCGCCGCACCGATCGCCCCGCAGCCGTTAACGTGGCGGCCCTGAGTCAAACGACCTTTGTCGTCTTTTTTGCCGGCCCGCCGCTTCTCGGCTTCATCGCCGAACACATCGGCATCCGCTTTTCTTATTGGGTCATCGTTCCGGTGCTGCTCGCAGCCCTGCTGGTTACGCCCGCGCTTGCCAAGAACCCGGCCAACTGA
- a CDS encoding FecCD family ABC transporter permease has protein sequence MTAAIDTTGIIASRAHSASRRNRLAWALAAALAVTFALSMYLGDFPIPVSGIIQSLFSPLTGLANRSVDFIVLQVRLPRALLAIASGAAFGLSGIIFQTLLRNPLASPDIIGISRGASAAAVFVIIILGWTGLAVSLGAFAGAVLTALAIYFLAWRNGLTPYRVVLIGIGTDAVLIAAISYIFTRARINEVQQAMSWLVGSLNAARYTDLLVLAAAMAVLIPALIALLRSLDPMELGDDTARALGAPVEPARLGLMLVAVAFAAFATAAVGPVGFVAFVAGPLARALLKGAGRGFLHAALIGALVMLVSDLIAQHMLPATQLPVGVVTGACGAIFLLWLLITSGRSGRVN, from the coding sequence TTGACCGCCGCGATCGACACCACCGGCATCATCGCCTCGCGTGCCCACTCCGCGTCCCGACGCAATCGTCTTGCCTGGGCACTAGCCGCTGCTTTGGCCGTGACTTTCGCCCTCTCCATGTATCTGGGCGACTTCCCGATTCCGGTCTCCGGCATCATCCAGTCGCTGTTTTCCCCGCTTACCGGCCTTGCCAATCGCTCGGTCGATTTCATCGTCCTCCAGGTCCGCCTGCCGCGCGCACTCCTCGCCATCGCCTCCGGCGCCGCCTTCGGTCTCAGCGGAATCATTTTCCAAACGCTTTTGCGTAACCCATTGGCCAGCCCCGACATTATCGGGATATCGCGCGGTGCCAGCGCCGCCGCCGTCTTCGTCATTATCATCCTGGGCTGGACCGGCCTGGCGGTTTCGCTCGGCGCCTTCGCCGGTGCCGTCCTCACCGCGCTCGCCATCTACTTCCTCGCTTGGCGCAACGGCTTGACGCCCTACCGAGTCGTCCTTATCGGTATCGGCACCGATGCCGTCCTCATCGCCGCCATCTCCTATATTTTTACCCGCGCCCGCATCAACGAAGTCCAGCAGGCCATGTCCTGGCTTGTCGGCTCGCTCAACGCCGCCCGCTACACTGATCTTCTCGTCCTCGCCGCCGCCATGGCCGTGCTGATCCCTGCGCTGATCGCACTGCTCCGCAGCCTCGATCCCATGGAATTGGGCGATGACACCGCCCGCGCGCTTGGCGCCCCGGTCGAACCAGCTCGCCTCGGCCTCATGCTCGTCGCCGTCGCCTTTGCCGCCTTTGCCACCGCCGCTGTCGGTCCCGTCGGCTTCGTCGCTTTCGTCGCCGGCCCCTTGGCGCGCGCCTTGCTCAAGGGGGCAGGGCGGGGCTTCCTCCATGCCGCGCTGATCGGCGCCCTCGTCATGCTGGTCTCCGACCTCATCGCCCAGCACATGCTGCCCGCGACACAATTGCCGGTAGGCGTCGTCACAGGTGCCTGCGGCGCCATCTTCCTGCTATGGCTGCTCATAACCTCCGGCCGGTCTGGCCGCGTAAACTGA
- a CDS encoding FecCD family ABC transporter permease, with product MTTLTASAPPRAQKAARLTLGLLLLAMMLAAIAALSLAVGARPIPLETVWRALTAYDATATEHRIIWDLRLPRTVIGLLVGAALGLAGAVLQGATRNPLADPSILGIHAGASLAVVLGVAFFGMTQLSSYVWLAFLGAGGAMLVVYSVASLGREGATPVKLALAGAALSAVMFSVINGILLTSQRTLDEIRFWQVGSLAGRSMDILFQVTPFLIVGAVLALAVARLLDGLSMGDDVARALGQRIGISRALSGLAAVILAGASTAAAGPIAFVGLTVPHVARSITGPGYRWILPYSMLLAPILLLGADVLGRVISPPGEVQVGIVTALIGAPFFIALVRRKKLAAL from the coding sequence TTGACGACGCTGACGGCATCGGCGCCCCCGCGCGCGCAAAAAGCAGCCCGGCTCACGCTCGGGCTGCTTCTGCTCGCCATGATGCTTGCCGCCATCGCGGCGCTGTCACTTGCTGTCGGCGCCCGCCCCATCCCGCTCGAAACCGTCTGGCGCGCGCTCACCGCCTATGACGCCACCGCCACCGAGCACCGCATCATCTGGGACCTGCGCCTGCCGCGCACCGTCATCGGCCTTCTGGTCGGTGCTGCCCTCGGCCTTGCTGGCGCCGTCCTGCAAGGCGCCACGCGCAATCCACTGGCCGATCCGTCCATCCTCGGCATCCACGCTGGCGCCTCGCTCGCCGTCGTGCTCGGCGTCGCCTTTTTCGGCATGACCCAGCTCTCGAGCTATGTCTGGCTCGCCTTTCTCGGGGCAGGGGGCGCCATGCTGGTCGTCTACTCCGTGGCTTCGCTGGGGCGCGAAGGCGCAACGCCGGTCAAGCTCGCTTTAGCCGGCGCGGCCCTCAGCGCCGTCATGTTCTCGGTCATCAACGGCATCCTCCTGACCAGCCAGCGCACCCTCGACGAAATCCGCTTCTGGCAGGTTGGCTCTCTGGCCGGCCGCAGCATGGACATCCTGTTCCAGGTCACGCCCTTTCTGATCGTCGGCGCCGTCCTCGCCCTCGCCGTTGCCCGCCTCCTTGATGGCCTTTCCATGGGCGATGACGTTGCCCGCGCCTTGGGCCAGCGCATCGGCATCTCCCGCGCCTTGTCTGGCCTTGCCGCGGTCATCCTTGCCGGCGCCAGCACTGCCGCCGCCGGCCCCATTGCCTTTGTCGGCCTCACCGTGCCCCACGTCGCTCGGTCTATCACCGGCCCCGGCTACCGCTGGATCCTGCCCTATTCCATGCTCCTCGCGCCCATCCTTTTGCTCGGCGCCGACGTTCTGGGCCGCGTCATCTCCCCGCCCGGCGAAGTGCAGGTCGGCATCGTCACCGCCCTGATCGGCGCGCCCTTTTTCATCGCGCTCGTCCGCCGCAAGAAGCTGGCCGCACTTTGA
- the dinB gene encoding DNA polymerase IV: MPATILHADLDAFYASVEQLLNPDLRGKPIAVGGGVVLAASYEAKAFGVHGGMSGRKARELCPQLIFTGGNFAEYQRLGDAAIAVLHDYTPAVERISIDEAFADVAGCTHLFGSPETIAATIRRRVRDELGLPISVGVAGTKHLAKIASQVAKPDGLVHVAPGTEMDFLRDLPVGLMWGVGPVTERKLKEEGIETIGQLAATPGRSLRGLLGDAAGDKLADLASNRDSRKIVTHKRARSAGAQSALGHKPATQATIKPTLRHLADRVTSRLRAKALAGRTITIRVRFADMRAVTRSMTLDAPISATVMVAEIAEELVRAALADHPRERFISLLAVSVSHIDDQPHIQLELPLGLPDEKRRPGARQGAARWSADRAMDKARDRFGRDSIGYAVTQLEKRKSVPDAFRELAEKDLGR, from the coding sequence ATGCCCGCAACCATCCTCCACGCCGACCTCGACGCCTTCTACGCATCCGTCGAGCAATTGCTGAACCCGGACCTGCGCGGCAAACCCATTGCTGTCGGCGGCGGCGTCGTCCTCGCCGCTTCCTACGAAGCCAAGGCCTTTGGCGTGCATGGTGGCATGTCCGGCCGCAAGGCGCGCGAACTCTGCCCGCAACTGATCTTCACCGGCGGCAATTTTGCCGAATACCAGCGCCTCGGCGACGCCGCCATCGCCGTCCTCCACGACTACACACCCGCCGTCGAGCGCATTTCCATCGACGAAGCCTTTGCCGATGTCGCCGGCTGCACCCACCTCTTCGGTTCCCCCGAAACCATCGCTGCCACCATCCGCCGCCGCGTCCGCGATGAGTTGGGTCTTCCCATTTCGGTCGGCGTCGCCGGCACCAAGCACCTTGCCAAGATCGCCTCGCAGGTCGCCAAGCCCGACGGCCTCGTCCATGTCGCGCCCGGGACCGAAATGGATTTTTTGCGCGACCTGCCGGTCGGGCTCATGTGGGGCGTCGGTCCGGTCACCGAACGCAAGCTCAAGGAAGAGGGGATCGAAACCATCGGCCAGCTTGCCGCTACGCCGGGGCGCTCGCTGCGTGGCCTCCTGGGCGACGCCGCCGGCGACAAGCTCGCCGATCTTGCCAGCAATCGCGATAGCCGCAAGATCGTCACCCACAAGCGCGCCCGCTCTGCCGGCGCCCAGTCCGCGCTTGGCCATAAACCGGCTACCCAAGCCACGATCAAGCCAACGCTGCGGCATCTCGCCGATCGCGTCACCTCGCGCCTTCGCGCCAAGGCCCTGGCCGGCCGGACCATTACCATCCGCGTCCGCTTTGCGGACATGCGCGCCGTCACCCGTTCCATGACCCTCGATGCGCCGATTTCCGCCACTGTCATGGTCGCCGAGATCGCCGAAGAACTGGTGCGCGCCGCGCTCGCCGATCACCCACGCGAGCGCTTCATCTCGCTGCTGGCTGTGTCCGTCTCGCATATCGACGACCAGCCCCACATCCAGCTCGAACTGCCGCTCGGCCTGCCGGACGAAAAACGCCGCCCCGGTGCCCGGCAGGGAGCTGCCCGCTGGTCCGCTGATCGCGCCATGGACAAAGCGCGCGACCGCTTCGGCCGCGACAGCATCGGCTATGCTGTCACCCAGCTGGAAAAACGGAAGTCCGTCCCAGACGCCTTCCGCGAACTGGCGGAAAAAGACCTAGGCCGCTGA
- a CDS encoding ABC transporter ATP-binding protein, which translates to MSANHSLMAAGLDLGYGDRQIVSALDLSVPAGKLTVIVGANACGKSTLLRGLARLLTPSRGAVYLDGKPIHQMRTRDVATILGVLPQSPIAPDAITVTDLVGRGRYPHQGWFRRWTPEDDQAVAEALAATDTADLADRPVDELSGGQRQRVWIAMALAQQTDLLLLDEPTTFLDINHQVEVLDLLTDLVKERGRTVVVVLHDLNLACRYADHIVAMKAGQIVAEGRPVDVVTETVVKSVFGMTSRVVVDPISDTPMIVPIGRHHIEKQLA; encoded by the coding sequence ATGTCCGCCAATCATTCTCTCATGGCTGCCGGTCTCGACCTCGGCTATGGCGACCGCCAGATCGTTTCTGCCCTCGACCTTTCGGTGCCCGCCGGCAAGCTCACCGTCATCGTTGGCGCCAATGCCTGCGGCAAGTCCACGCTCCTCCGCGGCCTCGCCCGCCTGCTGACGCCCAGCCGCGGCGCCGTCTACCTCGATGGCAAGCCCATTCACCAGATGCGCACCCGCGATGTCGCCACCATCCTCGGCGTCCTCCCGCAATCCCCCATCGCCCCTGACGCCATCACCGTCACCGATCTCGTCGGCCGCGGTCGCTACCCGCATCAGGGCTGGTTCCGCCGCTGGACCCCCGAGGACGACCAGGCCGTCGCGGAAGCCCTTGCCGCCACCGACACTGCCGATCTCGCCGATCGCCCCGTTGACGAACTCTCCGGCGGCCAGCGCCAGCGCGTCTGGATCGCCATGGCGCTCGCTCAGCAGACCGACCTCCTCCTGCTCGACGAACCCACCACCTTCCTCGACATCAACCATCAGGTCGAAGTCCTCGATCTCCTCACCGATCTCGTCAAGGAACGCGGCCGCACCGTCGTCGTCGTCCTCCACGACCTCAACCTCGCCTGCCGTTATGCCGATCACATCGTCGCCATGAAAGCTGGCCAGATCGTCGCCGAGGGCCGCCCCGTCGACGTCGTCACCGAAACCGTCGTCAAATCCGTCTTCGGCATGACCTCCCGCGTCGTCGTCGACCCCATCTCCGACACCCCCATGATCGTCCCCATCGGCCGCCATCACATAGAAAAGCAGTTGGCCTAG
- a CDS encoding molybdopterin-dependent oxidoreductase, with the protein MSALARGALVVSALLFSFSPIWAQEALPAPTGPVILTVTGAVAVSNSDGGAAFDREMLEGLGVVEIKTTTPWTDGVQTFEGVLGRTVFERVGATGESVFASALNDYTVEVPMNDFQNYDVLLATKVNGEEMQVSDKGPIWIIYPRDDEPALQDRRLHDRWVWQLKALDVK; encoded by the coding sequence ATGTCGGCACTTGCGCGCGGCGCCTTGGTTGTTTCTGCACTGCTGTTTTCGTTTTCACCGATTTGGGCGCAGGAGGCTTTGCCGGCGCCGACCGGTCCTGTGATCCTGACCGTTACCGGCGCGGTCGCGGTCAGCAATAGCGATGGCGGAGCAGCCTTCGATCGCGAGATGCTGGAAGGGCTTGGCGTGGTCGAAATCAAGACCACGACGCCTTGGACAGATGGCGTGCAGACCTTCGAAGGCGTGTTGGGCCGCACGGTGTTCGAGCGCGTCGGGGCGACGGGCGAGAGCGTTTTTGCTTCCGCGCTCAACGACTATACGGTCGAAGTGCCGATGAACGATTTCCAGAACTACGACGTCTTGCTGGCGACCAAGGTCAATGGCGAGGAAATGCAGGTCAGCGACAAGGGTCCGATCTGGATCATCTATCCGCGCGACGATGAACCAGCCTTGCAGGACCGGCGCCTCCATGACCGCTGGGTGTGGCAGCTCAAGGCGCTCGACGTGAAATGA
- a CDS encoding ABC transporter substrate-binding protein codes for MRHAAALAVTLLATTTLAATAQEWTYTGGDGQTVTLDAAPVRIIASQDAAAGLIPLGIRPVGIYADSAVADAKALEGLDLSGIEIVGQVWSEVDIEKAAALEPDLIIGEWWDRNEAWSGGQDLTALLTQLAPITGVAASDSIVGMIADYETLAESLGADLSDPAIAADKADFEAARDAFTAAVAAKPDLTALAVYAGDDALYVADPKGAAELLDLQSWGLNLISPDGVDATGNNYFETLSWENADKYPADLILVDNRSASTLETALAQPTWTLNPGAAAEQIADWPAYWVRNSAAFAGALEKLTAAVEAADPSVAP; via the coding sequence ATGCGCCACGCTGCCGCTCTTGCCGTCACACTTCTCGCCACCACCACCCTGGCCGCCACGGCACAGGAATGGACCTACACGGGCGGCGACGGACAAACCGTGACCCTCGACGCCGCCCCCGTCCGCATCATCGCAAGCCAGGATGCCGCCGCCGGCCTGATCCCCCTCGGCATCCGGCCCGTCGGCATCTATGCCGATAGCGCCGTTGCAGATGCCAAAGCGCTCGAAGGCCTCGATCTTTCCGGCATCGAAATCGTCGGCCAGGTTTGGTCCGAGGTGGATATCGAAAAGGCCGCGGCGCTCGAGCCCGATCTCATCATAGGCGAATGGTGGGACCGCAACGAAGCCTGGTCGGGCGGCCAGGACCTGACCGCGCTTCTGACCCAGCTGGCTCCCATCACCGGCGTCGCCGCCAGTGACTCAATCGTTGGCATGATCGCTGATTACGAGACCCTCGCCGAAAGCCTCGGCGCCGATCTCAGCGACCCGGCCATCGCCGCAGACAAAGCCGATTTCGAAGCCGCCCGCGATGCCTTCACCGCTGCCGTTGCGGCCAAGCCCGACCTTACCGCGCTCGCCGTCTATGCCGGTGACGACGCGCTCTACGTCGCCGATCCGAAGGGCGCCGCCGAACTTCTCGATCTCCAGTCCTGGGGCCTCAACCTGATCTCCCCCGATGGTGTCGACGCCACCGGCAACAACTACTTCGAGACCCTGTCCTGGGAAAACGCCGACAAATACCCCGCCGACCTGATCCTCGTCGACAACCGCTCCGCCTCGACGCTCGAAACCGCATTGGCGCAGCCGACCTGGACGCTCAACCCAGGCGCGGCTGCCGAACAGATCGCCGATTGGCCAGCCTATTGGGTGCGCAACAGCGCCGCGTTTGCCGGTGCGCTCGAAAAACTGACCGCGGCCGTCGAAGCTGCCGATCCCAGCGTCGCGCCCTGA
- a CDS encoding VOC family protein, protein MKYLHTMVRVTNVEESLRFYCEGLGLEEVRRTENEKGRFTLIFLAAPGDTGGEVELTYNWDPEEYSGGRNFGHLAYRTKDIYALCQHLQDMGVVINRPPRDGHMAFVRSPDGISIELIQEGHMDPQEPWKSMANTGVW, encoded by the coding sequence ATGAAGTATCTGCACACGATGGTGCGCGTCACCAATGTCGAAGAAAGCCTGCGGTTCTACTGCGAGGGACTTGGGCTCGAAGAAGTGCGCCGCACCGAAAATGAAAAGGGCCGCTTCACGCTGATCTTTCTTGCAGCGCCGGGCGATACGGGCGGCGAGGTCGAGCTGACCTATAACTGGGATCCGGAGGAATATAGCGGCGGGCGAAATTTCGGGCACCTCGCCTATCGGACCAAGGACATCTATGCGCTTTGCCAGCATCTGCAGGACATGGGCGTGGTGATAAACCGGCCGCCGCGCGACGGGCATATGGCTTTCGTGCGCTCCCCGGACGGGATTTCGATCGAGCTGATCCAGGAAGGGCATATGGATCCGCAGGAGCCATGGAAGTCGATGGCGAATACTGGGGTTTGGTGA
- a CDS encoding sensor histidine kinase, producing MTARPWRSRPFLVAALALTMLFVLLLTAVTRLALNESRLRGEPAEGVIWFSSQGQYEAMRLADTALLFEAGRVARDELQLRFDLLDSRIKLFEEGQMTARVAAMGYDDEIANLRPLLEAERPILANLTPADTDGVLALHEMARSIAATMRDFANAGMLDGRDRQEAVRAGRQQILFEILGFLLATLVAVVIVAILMVRGLRTAMRAEAALAHEREVSRLHRAFTSVVSHQFRTPLSIIDSSAQRMLRRGMEMTPDELSSRIGKIRNACLRLTRLMESTLNAARLEQGEISFQARPCDLPALVANVVDNQPDEDQRRIELDIGNLPKLVQADTTLLEQAVQNLVSNALKYSPGDAPVEVRGERQGGDVLISVEDRGVGIPSDEIGFVTERFFRARTAEGLPGTGIGLNFVSQIMALHGGKVEVRSAEGVGSTFTLRFPLRVVEPAALTAMDSAA from the coding sequence ATGACGGCGCGGCCCTGGCGCTCGCGGCCCTTCCTGGTTGCGGCGCTTGCCCTGACGATGTTGTTTGTTTTGCTGCTGACCGCGGTGACGCGGCTGGCGCTCAACGAAAGCCGCCTGCGCGGCGAGCCCGCCGAAGGCGTGATCTGGTTTTCAAGCCAAGGCCAGTATGAGGCCATGCGGCTTGCCGATACGGCGCTGCTGTTCGAGGCCGGCCGCGTGGCGCGGGACGAATTGCAGTTGCGGTTCGATCTGCTCGACAGCCGCATCAAGCTTTTCGAAGAAGGGCAGATGACGGCGCGTGTCGCGGCCATGGGCTATGACGACGAGATCGCAAACCTGCGTCCCCTCCTCGAGGCGGAGCGGCCGATCCTGGCAAACCTCACGCCCGCGGACACGGACGGCGTGCTTGCCTTGCACGAAATGGCGCGGTCCATCGCCGCGACCATGCGCGACTTCGCCAATGCCGGCATGCTGGACGGGCGGGATCGGCAGGAAGCGGTGCGCGCCGGACGGCAGCAGATTCTGTTCGAAATCTTGGGCTTTCTCCTGGCAACTCTGGTAGCGGTCGTGATTGTCGCCATTCTTATGGTGCGCGGCCTACGAACGGCCATGCGCGCCGAGGCAGCGCTTGCTCATGAGCGGGAGGTTTCGCGCCTCCACCGCGCCTTCACCTCGGTGGTGTCGCACCAGTTCCGGACGCCGCTATCGATCATCGATTCGAGCGCGCAGCGCATGTTGCGGCGCGGCATGGAGATGACGCCGGACGAGTTGAGCTCGAGGATCGGCAAAATCCGCAATGCCTGTCTGCGGCTGACGCGGCTGATGGAATCAACGCTCAACGCGGCGCGGCTCGAGCAGGGCGAGATCAGCTTCCAAGCCCGGCCATGCGATCTTCCTGCGCTGGTCGCAAACGTCGTCGACAACCAGCCGGACGAGGATCAGCGGCGGATCGAGCTCGATATCGGCAATTTGCCGAAGCTCGTTCAGGCGGACACGACGCTGCTCGAGCAAGCGGTGCAAAACCTTGTTTCCAATGCGCTCAAATATTCCCCGGGTGACGCGCCTGTGGAGGTGCGCGGTGAGCGTCAGGGTGGCGATGTGCTGATCAGCGTCGAGGACCGCGGCGTCGGCATTCCGAGCGACGAGATCGGTTTCGTCACCGAGCGATTTTTCCGGGCGCGGACGGCCGAGGGCCTGCCGGGCACCGGGATCGGGCTCAATTTCGTGTCGCAGATCATGGCGCTGCATGGCGGTAAGGTCGAGGTGCGGAGCGCCGAAGGGGTGGGCTCGACCTTTACGCTGCGATTTCCACTGCGTGTGGTGGAGCCGGCGGCACTCACGGCAATGGACTCAGCGGCCTAG